The stretch of DNA AACTCCGTCCATACCAAGTTTTGCAAGTTTGCCGAGGGTATAATTTGATTCACCTTTTTGCCTGTCAGGTCTGTGATAATCTACAAAAGCATGTTTAAAGCCTGTCCATGCAACCATTCCTCTGAGGTATCTTGAGTGTTCAGGCATTTGGTTTATTTCTGCAAGAACTTTTTTATCAACTAAGCGAAAATCGCCTACGTTTTTAGGAATATCTATTCTTGTAAAATTTCCCATTAAGCGATAATATATTTTTGAGCCTAATTTTTTAAGAAAGTTATCTTTTCTGAAATTTTTTCTGCGAGCATAAACAATATGGTTACCTTCTTTCCATTTTTCAATCATTTGTTGAATAACTTCCGGAGGGTCTTGCAAGTCGCAATCCATAGAAATAACTGCTTCACCGGTTGCAAACTTCAGTCCTGCCGAAAGTGCAGCTTGGTGTCCGAAATTTCTGCTTAAGTCAAGATATTTTACGCTTGAGTCTTTATATGTTAATTCTTTTAAAATTGAAAGTGTTTTATCAATACTTCCGTCGTTAACAAATATCAATTCCCAATTGTCGGAAGTATCTTTCATTAAAACTTTTATTCTTTCATATAAGGAAATAATATTTGCTTCTTCATTATAGGCAGGAACAACAAAAGAATACTGCGGCTTTGAGTTCATATAGTTTTTATTTTGATACAAATTTAAAAAACTATGACAACATTAAGGAATAATCTGTTGCATTTTAGATAATATTTTCAATAATCTCCATTGTTTTATTACTTTTGTTAATTCAAATAATATAAAAGATTCTTCGTAAAACATAAAAAACAAATGGAATTAAACTTAAAAAAACCGATTGCATTTTTTGACCTTGAAACAACGGGTGTTGATGTAAGTAAAGACAGGATTGTTGAA from Bacteroidales bacterium encodes:
- a CDS encoding glycosyltransferase family 2 protein, producing MNSKPQYSFVVPAYNEEANIISLYERIKVLMKDTSDNWELIFVNDGSIDKTLSILKELTYKDSSVKYLDLSRNFGHQAALSAGLKFATGEAVISMDCDLQDPPEVIQQMIEKWKEGNHIVYARRKNFRKDNFLKKLGSKIYYRLMGNFTRIDIPKNVGDFRLVDKKVLAEINQMPEHSRYLRGMVAWTGFKHAFVDYHRPDRQKGESNYTLGKLAKLGMDGVFNFSMLPLRLGFLLGLISIITGSGLLLYQIIDVIITGAYYHLYKWLVVVLFIFMGFMFMLFWIIGEYIGKIYDDVRKRPLFVISETKNFE